CGCCGGAGCCGGGGCGGGCGCCGGTGCCGGGGCCGGAGCAGGGCCGGGCACCTCGGTGGTGCCCGGGGCCAGGTACTGGCCGCAGGTCGGCCAGGCCCCGATGCCCTGGCCGACGAGCACCCGCTCGGCGGCCGTGATCTGGTCGGCCGGGCTCGCCAGGTCGGCGCGCGGCGCGAACTCCAGGCCGCCGTAGCCCTCCCACGTGGGCTGGGAGAACTGCAGCCCGCCGTAGTAGCCGTTGCCGGTGTTGATGCTCCAGTTGCCGCCGGACTCGCACTGGGCGACGCCGCTCCAGTCGTGCTGCCCGGCGGTGGCGGCCGAGGCCGGCGCGGCGAGGACGCCGATGCCGAGAGCCGCGGCCCCGGCGAGGACGGCGCCGCCGCGGGTCAGGCGACGGGTCCGGGACGTGAGGTGCTGGGACAAGGTGATCCTCCGATCACCGCCGGCGAGGTGAGCTGTCGGGTTCGGGCGATCGGTGCCCGGCCGGGTGCGTCGACAGGACGCGACACGGCTTCACCCCGAGACGTGGCGGCACGAGGCCGGGCACGTCGGAAGTGGGTCCCCCACCCCCGTCCGAGGCTGTTCGGTGTCAGGCCACCGGCGGACGGGGTTGGGCGGTCCGGCGGTCCTCATGCCGGCCGGTGGGGCGCAGGCACGAGGCCGAAGGTAGGCACCGGCGGACGACGACGCCCGTCCAATGCGGCAATCGATGGTTCCGAGACCCCCCGGGCCCGGAAAGCCCGTCGGGTCACTGCGCAACGGATGCGATCAGTCACGCTCCGTGCCGGAAGGGCGGCGACCGCGCGTGGCCAGGTCGGCGCCGCCCCCTGCGGTCGCAGGAGGCGGCGCCGGCCCGGCTCAGTCCCGGACGAGCAGGGCGACCGGCAGCTGGGCGCAGAGCTCGCTCAGCCGGATGCCGCCCGAGTCGGAGACCAGTCGCGAGCCGGTGAGCAGGTCCCGCCAGGCCCCGGTCCGCGAGCCGACGGCGGTGTCGCCCCAGCCGGTCTCGGCCAGGTGGACCGGCCGACGGGTCGCGACGGTGACGACGCCGCCCCGGTCGAAGGCGACGACCGAGTCGGCCGCCGGTCCGCGGGCCGGCACCGGGGTGTACCCCGACCACGCCTCCGGGGCGTCGCGCCGGTGCCGCAGCGTGCGGGAGACCACCAGCAGCTTGGCCGCGCCGGTCTCGTCGACCGGCGGCACCCAGCCACCGTCCAGCCGGGCCAGCAGGTCGCGGCGCAGGGCGTAGTCGACCGGACGGCGGTTGTCCGGGTCGACCAGCGAGAAGTCCCACAGCTCGCTGCCCTGGTACACGTCCGGCACCCCGGGGATGGTCAGCTGCAGCAGCTTCTGCGACAGCGAGTTCGACCAGCCGAAGGGCGCGATCCGCGCGACGAACCGTTCGATCTCCGCGTGCGTGGTGGCGTCGTCGAACGCGGCGTCGACGAGGGCGTGCAGCTGGTCCTCGAACTCCTGCACCGGGTTGGTCCAGGTGGTCGAGGTGCCCGCCTCCCGGGCCGCCTTCTCCACGTAGGCGTGCGCCCGCTCCCGCGACAGCGGCCAGGCGCCGACGAGGTTCTGCCACACCAGGTGGGCCAGCGGGCGGTCGGCCAGCGGGTGCCGGCCGAGCCAGCCGCGGACCAGGCCGGCCCACTCGGACGGCACCTCGGCGAGCACGGCCAGCCGGGCCCGGACGTCCTCGCTGCGCTTGGTGTCGTGCGTGGACAGCGTCGTCATCGACGCCGGCTTGACCTCCTGGCGGTGCTGCTGGGCCGCGTGGAACTGCTCGACGGTCGACCCGAACCGGGCCGGGTCACCGCCCACCTCGTTGAGCGCGACGAAGCGGGACCACCGGTAGTAGGCGCTGTCCTCGACCCCCTTGGCCATCACCGGGCCCGAGGTCTGCTCGAACCGGGTGGCCAGTTCGGTGCCGGCCGAGCCGAGCAGCGGGTGCAGGGCGTCGACGGCGGCGGTGAGGTCGGGCCGGCGGCGCTTCACCGCGGCCACCGTGGCGTCCAGGTGCTCACGGCCGTCGGGCAGGTAGCTGCGGTAGACCGGGAAGCCGGCCAGCAGCTCGGCCAGCCCCTCGGTGACCTGCTCGTCGGGCACGCCCGGCAGGTCGCCGACGATCCGGTGCAGGCGGGCCACCTCGGATCCGAGCATGCCGTCGGTGACCTCGCGCTTGCAGTCGTGCACGAGCTCGGCGTAGTCGACCCGGCCGCCGGCCAGCTCGGTGTCCAGCGCGGTGACGGCGCTCTCGCCGGCGGGGTCGACCAGGACGTCGTCGACCTCGGCGAGCGCGTCGTACCCCGTCGTCCCGGCGGTCTTCCAGCTCTCGGGGAGCTCCTCGCCCGGCTCGAGGATCTTCTCCACGACGGTCCACCGGTCACCGGTGGCCTCGGCGAGCAGCTCCAGGTAGCCCTTCGGGTCGGCCAGCCCGTCGGGGTGGTCGATCCGCAGCGCGTCCACCGCGCCGTTCTCCACCAGCTGGACGACGAGCGCGTGCGTGGCCCGGAAGACGTCCCGGTCCTCGACCCGCAGCCCGGCCAGGGTGTTGATCGCGAAGAACCGCCGGTAGTTCAGCTGGTCGTCCGCCCGCCGCCAGTCGACCAGCTCGTAGTGCTGCCGGTCGTGCACCTCCTGCGGCGTGCCCGCACCGGTGCCCGGGGCGATCGGGAAGCGGTTGTCGTAGTACCGGAGCTCGCCGTCGACGACCTCCAGCTGCGCGACGTCGTCCGCGCTGCCCAGCACCGGGATGCGGATCCGGCCGCCACCGAAGTCCCAGTCGACGTCGAAGGCGTCGGCGTGGGCCGACTCCCGCCCGTGCTGCAGCAGGTCCCACCACCAGGCGGACTCGGCCGGGTCGCTGACGCCCATGTGGTTGGGCACCAGGTCCAGGACCAGGCCGAGCCCCCGCTCGTGCAGCGCGCTGACGAACCGGTCGAGCCCGGCCCGCCCGCCGCGCGGCTCGTCGATGTGCGCGTGGTCGACCGTGTCGTAGCCGTGCGTGCTCCCCGCCGCCGAGCGCAGCAGCGGGGAGGAGTACGCGTGGGTGACGCCGAGGTCGGCCAGGTAGCCGGCCACGGCCGCCGCGTCGTCGAGGGTGAAGTCGGCGGTCACCTGCAGGCGGTAGGTGCTCGCGGGCACCTCCCGCCGCCGGCTCCCGGCCGGCTGCGCCGTGGCCGGCTGGGTCACGGCGCGGCCTGCAGGACGACGGTGGCGCGGGCGGCCACGGTCAGCGTGTCACCGGCCTTGACCACGACCGGCTCGACCTCGTCCATCTCCGCGGTGTCCACGACCACCGTCCAGCCCTCGGCGTACTCGCTGCTGGGCAGGGTGAACTCGATGTCCTCGTGCCAGGCGTTGAACACCAGGTAGAAGCAGTCGTCGACCACCGGCTCGCCCCGCTCGTCGGTCGAGCGGATGCCGTGCCCGTTGAGGTAGACGCCGATCGACTTCGCGTAGTGGGACTCCCAGTCCTCCTCGCTCATCAGCTCACCGGCGTGGGTGAACCAGGCGACGTCCTGGACCGGGTCGCCCTCGGCCCGGCGCACCGGGCGGCCGTGGAAGAACCGCCGGCGGCGGAACGTCGGGTGGTCGGTGCGCAGCTTGGTGACCAGCTTGGTGAACTCCAGCAGGCCCTCGTCGACGTCCTCCCAGTCGATCCAGGTGATCTCGGAGTCCTGGCAGTAGCCGTTGTTGTTGCCGCCCTGGGTGCGGCCGAGCTCGTCGCCGTGCAGCAGCATCGGCACGCCCTGGGAGAGCATCAGCGTGGTGATGAAGTTGCGCCGCTGCTGGGCCCGCAGCGCCAGGATGTCGGCGTCGTCGGTCTCGCCCTCGACGCCACAGTTCCAGCTGCGGTTGTGGCTCTCGCCGTCGTTGTTGTCCTCGCCGTTGGCCTCGTTGTGCTTCTCGTTGTACGAGACCAGGTCGTTGATCGTGAACCCGTCGTGCGCGGTGACGAAGTTGATGCTGGCCACCGGGCGACGGCCGGAGTGCTGGTACAGGTCGGCGGAGCCGGTGATCCGGCTGGCGAACTCACCGATCGTGGCGTCCTCGCCCCGCCAGAAGTCGCGGACGGTGTCGCGGTACTTGCCGTTCCACTCCGTCCACAGCGCAGGGAAGTTGCCGACCTGGTAGCCGCCGTCGCCGATGTCCCACGGCTCGGCGATCAGCTTCACCTGGCTGACGATCGGGTCCTGGTGGCAGAGGTCGAAGAACGCCGAGAGCCGGTCGACCTCGTGGAACTGCCGGGCCAGGGACGACGCCAGGTCGAAGCGGAAGCCGTCGACGTGCATCTCGGTGACCCAGTAGCGCAGCGAGTCCATGATCAGCTGCAGGGACTGCGGGGTGCGGACGTTGAGCGAGTTCCCGGTGCCCGTGGTGTCCATGTAGTACTGCTTGTCGTCCTCGACCAGCCGGTAGTAGGCCTGGTTGTCGATGCCCCGGAACGACAGCGTCGGGCCCATGTGGTTGCCCTCGGCGGTGTGGTTGTAGACCACGTCGAGAATGACCTCGATGCCGGCCTCGTGCAGGGCGCGGACCATGCCCTTGAACTCCTGCACCTGCTGGCCGTCGGTCTGCTGCGCGTACTCGTTGTGCGGCGCGAAGAAGCCGATCGTGTTGTAGCCCCAGTAGTTGCGCAGGCCCTTCTGCAGCAGGGTGTCGTCCTGGACGAACTGGTGCACCGGCATCAGCTCGATCGCGGTGATCCCCAGTTCCTGCAGGTGCTCGATGATCGCCGGGTGGGCGATGGCCGAGTAGGTGCCGCGCAGCTCCTCGGGGATCCGCGGGTGGGTCATCGTCAGGCCCTTGACGTGGGCCTCGTAGATGACCGTCTTGTTGTAGGGCGTCCTCGGCGGGCGGTCGACGCCCCAGTCGAAGTACGGGTTGATGACGACGGACTTCGGCATGTGCGCCGCCGAGTCGTCGTCGTTCTTCTCGCCGGACTCGAAGTGGTAGCCGAAGACGGCCTCGTCCCAGTCGACCTGGCCGTCGATGGCCTTGGCGTAGGGGTCGAGCAGCAGCTTGTTCGGGTTGCAGCGGTGGCCCTGGGCCGGGTCGTGCGGGCCGTACACGCGGAAGCCGTACCGCTGGCCGGGCTGGATGCCGGGGAGGAAGGCGTGCCACACGTAGGCGTCCATCTCCGGGAGGCGGATGCGCTCCTCGGTGCCCGCCTCGTCGAACAGGCACAGCTCGATCTTCTCGGCCACCTCGCTGTAGATCGCGAAGTTGGTGCCGGTGCCGTCGTAGGTCGCCCCGAGGGGGTAAGCGGAACCGGGCCACACCTGGGTGGTCATGAAAGGTCGTCCTCCTGAGCTGATCGCCCCTGGGCTCGGGGCGGGGGCGCGGATCGTCACGGCTGAACCGAGGGGTCGTGGTCGGATGCCCGCTCCCGGGCCTCCGCACACCTGTGACGATCAGGACACCGGCGACGGGGGAGGACGAGCGCGGGCGGTCCTCGGAGGGAGTCTGCCAAGACCGGTCCGCCCGCCCCCACCGAGCCGACCCGCGGCGCCGCCCACGGGGCTCCGCGGCCTGCCTCCCGGGACGGCGACGCCCTCCGCGGCGGACCGGGGAGGGCGTCGGCGCCCGGCTGCGGCAGGGTGCGCGCCGGGCCGGGCCGGGAGCGGCAGCCCGGGCGACGCCGACCTCGCCCGGGGGACCCGGGTGGCACTGGCGGCGACCGGTGCTGCTCGCTCCTGCGGGCGCTGACGGTAGGGGTCCGTCGGCGTGTCGACAAGGCTCCACGACGACGTCGGTCACATCCGCCGTCCCACGCGTCCCGTGCGGCCCACCGGACGGCGCCACCGGCCCGCGCGGCGCTCGGGCCACTTCTGTCACAGGCCCGTCGTACCGTCGTCGGCGTGCGCGCATCCACCGACATCCGGCCCACCCAGGGGCGGTTCCGCGTCGTCAGCGAGTTCGAGCCCTCCGGCGACCAGCCCACCGCGATCAAGGCCCTGGCCGAGCGGGTGAACGCCGGCGAGCAGGACACCGTCCTGCTCGGCGCCACCGGCACCGGCAAGTCGGCCACCACCGCCTGGCTGATCGAGCAGGTGCAGCGCCCCACCCTGGTGATGGCGCCGAACAAGACGCTGGCCGCGCAGCTGGCCAACGAGTTCCGGGAGCTGATGCCCGACGCGGCGGTCGAGTACTTCGTCTCCTACTACGACTACTACCAGCCCGAGGCCTACGTCCCGCAGACGGACACCTACATCGAGAAGGACTCCTCGATCAACGAGGAGGTCGAGCGGCTGCGGCACTCCGCGACGAACAGCCTGCTCACCCGGCGCGACGTGGTCGTCGTCTCGACCGTCTCCTGCATCTACGGCCTGGGCACGCCCGAGGAGTACGTCGAGCGGGCACTGAAGATCAAGGTGGGCGAGGAGCGCGACCGCGAGGAGCTGCTCCGCACCCTGGTCACCGAGCAGTACACCCGCAACGACCTCTCCTTCACCCGCGGCACGTTCCGGGTACGCGGCGACACCATCGAGGTGTTCCCGGTCTACGAGGAGCTCGCCTGCCGGATCGAGATGTTCGGCGACGAGGTCGAGCGGCTCTACTACCTGCACCCGTTGACCGGTGAGGTCATCCGCGAGGTCGACGAGCTGTTCGTCTTCCCGGCCACCCACTACGTCGCCGGCCCCGAGCGCATGGAGCGGGCCATCGGGACCATCGAGGCCGAGCTGGAGCAGCGGCTGGCCGAGCTCGACAAGCAGGGCAAGCTGCTGGAGGCCCAGCGGCTGCGCATGCGCACCACCTACGACATCGAGATGATGCGGCAGGTCGGGTTCTGCTCGGGCATCGAGAACTACTCGCGGCACATCGACGGCCGGGCCCCCGGCAGCGCCGGCGCCTGCCTGATCGACTACTTCCCCGACGACTTCCTGCTCGTCATCGACGAGTCGCACGTGACGGTGCCCCAGATCGGCGGCATGTACGAGGGCGACATGAGCCGCAAGCGCACGCTGGTCGAGCACGGTTTCCGGCTGCCCTCGGCGATGGACAACCGCCCGCTGCGCTGGGAGGAGTTCACCGACCGCATCCACCAGACCGTCTACCTGTCGGCGACCCCGGGCAACTACGAGCTCGGCCGGGTCCAGGGTGACGTCGTGGAGCAGGTGATCCGCCCGACCGGCCTGGTCGACCCCGAGGTCGTGGTCAAGCCGACCAAGGGCCAGATCGACGACCTGGTCCACGAGATCCGGCTGCGCACCGAGAAGGACGAGCGGGTCCTGGTCACGACGCTGACCAAGAAGATGTCCGAGGACCTCACCGACTACCTGCTCGAGCTCGGCATCAAGGTGCGCTACCTGCACTCGGAGGTCGACACGCTGCGCCGGGTCGAGCTGCTGCGGGAGCTCCGGCAGGGCGAGTACGACGTGCTTGTCGGCATCAACCTGCTGCGCGAGGGGCTCGACCTGCCCGAGGTGTCGCTGGTCGCGATCCTCGACGCGGACAAGGAGGGCTTCCTCCGCTCGGGCACCTCGCTGATCCAGACCATCGGCCGGGCGGCGCGCAACGTCTCCGGCCAGGTCCACATGTACGCCGACAAGATCACCCCCTCGATGGCCCAGGCGATCGAGGAGACCAACCGGCGGCGCGAGAAGCAGATCGCCTACAACACCGAGCACGGCGTCGACCCGCAGCCGCTGCGCAAGAAGATCGTCGACATCCTCGACGGCATCTACAAGGCCGCGGAGGACACCGAGGACGTCACGGGCGGGGCCACGACCGAGCTGCTCGGCGGCTCGGGGCGCCAGCAGTCGCGCGGCAAGTCGCCGGTGCCGGGGCTGTCGTCGAAGAGCCGGGCCAAGGCCGGGTCGATCGACGTCCAGGGCCTGCCGCGCAACGAGCTCGCCGACATGATCACCTCGATGAACGAGCAGATGCTGGCCGCGGCCCGCGAGCTGCAGTTCGAGGTGGCGGCCCGGCTGCGCGACGAGCTGACCGAGCTGAAGAAGGAGCTGCGGCAGTTCGACGCGGCGCACGCCTGACGCCTCGGCCCCTCCCGTCGCCCGCTCCGGCCGGGACTGCCTCCGGCCGGGACTGCCTCCGGCCGGGACGGGCAGGGGAGGGCACCGGGCGGACGACGGCGCGGGAAGGAAGACGACGGCGCGGGAAAGAACTCGCCGGGGCCGGGAACTCGGCCGGGACGCGAGGCGTTACGTGCTTCGGGTCCGCCCCCGGGGGTAGCTTTCGGCTGCCCTCAGTGGCTGGTCTTGACGTGGAGGGGAGTATCCCGGCACGGCACCGTCGTCAACACGGGGTCCGATGACCCCCGGCGCTGCTGGCCGGCCCGTGATCGGGTCGGTGGGAGAGACCTCCGGTACTGACACCTGCCAGCACCGGAGGAATGTGCATGGACGTCCCCTTGTGGGTCTGGGGCATCACCGTCGCCGCGATCGTCGGGATGCTCGTCTTCGACTTCTTCGGCCACGTGCGCAAGCCGCACGCGCCGACCTTGAAGGAATCCGGCACCTGGTCGGCGATCTACGTCGGCATCGCCATCGTGTTCGGGCTGATCGTGCTCGTGTTCTGGGGCGGCACGTACGCCGGTGAGTACTTCGCCGGCTGGGTCACCGAGAAGAGCCTCTCGGTCGACAACCTGTTCGTCTTCGTGCTGATCATGGCCAGCTTCGCCGTGCCGCGGGAGCTGCAGCAGAAGGTGCTGCTGTTCGGCATCGCCTTCGCGCTCGTGCTGCGGACGGTGTTCATCTTCGTCGGGGCTGCGGCCATCGAGAACTTCAGCTGGATCTTCTACGTCTTCGGCGGGTTCCTGATCTACACCGCCTGGGCGCAGGCCAAGAGCGGTGGGCACGACGAGAACGAGGAGTTCAAGGAGAACTCGGTCCTGCGGCTCACCCGCAAGGTGGTGCCGACGACCGAGGAGTACCACTCCGACCGGCTCACCGCGAAGCTGGACGGCAAGCGCCACATCACCCCGCTGGCCATCGCCCTGATCGCGATCGGCAGCGCGGACATCCTCTTCGCCGTCGACTCCATCCCGGCGATCTTCGGTCTCACCCAGGAGACCTACCTGGTCTTCACCGCCAACGCCTTCGCCCTGCTGGGCCTGCGCCAGCTCTTCTTCCTGCTCGACGGGCTGCTCGACAAGCTGGTCTACCTGGCCTACGGCCTCGCCGTGATCCTCGGCTTCATCGGCGTCAAGCTGGTCATCCACGCGCTGCACGAGAACGAGCTGCCGTTCATCAACGGCGGTGAGCACGTCACCCTGGTGCCGGAGATCCCGACCTGGCTGTCGTTGCTGGTCATCCTGGTGACCCTGCTGGTCACGACCTGGGCGAGCCTGCGGAAGAACAAGAAGGACGCCCAGCGGCGTCAGGAGCGCGGCGCCGGCGAGCCGGCCGCCGACAGCGCAGGGCGGCACATCGGGGCGCCCGGCGACCCGGACGCCGACACGGCCGCCGCGCCGCCGGACCCGCGGGAGGCGCCGGTCGCCCGGCCGGAGTCACGCCGGGACTGAGCCGGAGCCACGCAGGACCGAACGGACAGGGGCCGGGGACGACGCGTCGTCCCCGGCCCCTGGTGTGACCCGCGGCGGACTCCGGGTCGTCGTCCGGTGCACGGGGCAACGAGCACGTACAGTCTCGGCCCGTGGAGCT
The Modestobacter marinus DNA segment above includes these coding regions:
- the glgX gene encoding glycogen debranching protein GlgX, yielding MTTQVWPGSAYPLGATYDGTGTNFAIYSEVAEKIELCLFDEAGTEERIRLPEMDAYVWHAFLPGIQPGQRYGFRVYGPHDPAQGHRCNPNKLLLDPYAKAIDGQVDWDEAVFGYHFESGEKNDDDSAAHMPKSVVINPYFDWGVDRPPRTPYNKTVIYEAHVKGLTMTHPRIPEELRGTYSAIAHPAIIEHLQELGITAIELMPVHQFVQDDTLLQKGLRNYWGYNTIGFFAPHNEYAQQTDGQQVQEFKGMVRALHEAGIEVILDVVYNHTAEGNHMGPTLSFRGIDNQAYYRLVEDDKQYYMDTTGTGNSLNVRTPQSLQLIMDSLRYWVTEMHVDGFRFDLASSLARQFHEVDRLSAFFDLCHQDPIVSQVKLIAEPWDIGDGGYQVGNFPALWTEWNGKYRDTVRDFWRGEDATIGEFASRITGSADLYQHSGRRPVASINFVTAHDGFTINDLVSYNEKHNEANGEDNNDGESHNRSWNCGVEGETDDADILALRAQQRRNFITTLMLSQGVPMLLHGDELGRTQGGNNNGYCQDSEITWIDWEDVDEGLLEFTKLVTKLRTDHPTFRRRRFFHGRPVRRAEGDPVQDVAWFTHAGELMSEEDWESHYAKSIGVYLNGHGIRSTDERGEPVVDDCFYLVFNAWHEDIEFTLPSSEYAEGWTVVVDTAEMDEVEPVVVKAGDTLTVAARATVVLQAAP
- the uvrB gene encoding excinuclease ABC subunit UvrB, with protein sequence MRASTDIRPTQGRFRVVSEFEPSGDQPTAIKALAERVNAGEQDTVLLGATGTGKSATTAWLIEQVQRPTLVMAPNKTLAAQLANEFRELMPDAAVEYFVSYYDYYQPEAYVPQTDTYIEKDSSINEEVERLRHSATNSLLTRRDVVVVSTVSCIYGLGTPEEYVERALKIKVGEERDREELLRTLVTEQYTRNDLSFTRGTFRVRGDTIEVFPVYEELACRIEMFGDEVERLYYLHPLTGEVIREVDELFVFPATHYVAGPERMERAIGTIEAELEQRLAELDKQGKLLEAQRLRMRTTYDIEMMRQVGFCSGIENYSRHIDGRAPGSAGACLIDYFPDDFLLVIDESHVTVPQIGGMYEGDMSRKRTLVEHGFRLPSAMDNRPLRWEEFTDRIHQTVYLSATPGNYELGRVQGDVVEQVIRPTGLVDPEVVVKPTKGQIDDLVHEIRLRTEKDERVLVTTLTKKMSEDLTDYLLELGIKVRYLHSEVDTLRRVELLRELRQGEYDVLVGINLLREGLDLPEVSLVAILDADKEGFLRSGTSLIQTIGRAARNVSGQVHMYADKITPSMAQAIEETNRRREKQIAYNTEHGVDPQPLRKKIVDILDGIYKAAEDTEDVTGGATTELLGGSGRQQSRGKSPVPGLSSKSRAKAGSIDVQGLPRNELADMITSMNEQMLAAARELQFEVAARLRDELTELKKELRQFDAAHA
- a CDS encoding TerC family protein, translating into MDVPLWVWGITVAAIVGMLVFDFFGHVRKPHAPTLKESGTWSAIYVGIAIVFGLIVLVFWGGTYAGEYFAGWVTEKSLSVDNLFVFVLIMASFAVPRELQQKVLLFGIAFALVLRTVFIFVGAAAIENFSWIFYVFGGFLIYTAWAQAKSGGHDENEEFKENSVLRLTRKVVPTTEEYHSDRLTAKLDGKRHITPLAIALIAIGSADILFAVDSIPAIFGLTQETYLVFTANAFALLGLRQLFFLLDGLLDKLVYLAYGLAVILGFIGVKLVIHALHENELPFINGGEHVTLVPEIPTWLSLLVILVTLLVTTWASLRKNKKDAQRRQERGAGEPAADSAGRHIGAPGDPDADTAAAPPDPREAPVARPESRRD
- a CDS encoding transglycosylase family protein; its protein translation is MSQHLTSRTRRLTRGGAVLAGAAALGIGVLAAPASAATAGQHDWSGVAQCESGGNWSINTGNGYYGGLQFSQPTWEGYGGLEFAPRADLASPADQITAAERVLVGQGIGAWPTCGQYLAPGTTEVPGPAPAPAPAPAPAPAPAPAPAPAPAPAGGTYTVQPGDTLSSIAAAQGVAGGWQALYAANQSTISDPNRIYVGQQLTL
- the treY gene encoding malto-oligosyltrehalose synthase; this translates as MTQPATAQPAGSRRREVPASTYRLQVTADFTLDDAAAVAGYLADLGVTHAYSSPLLRSAAGSTHGYDTVDHAHIDEPRGGRAGLDRFVSALHERGLGLVLDLVPNHMGVSDPAESAWWWDLLQHGRESAHADAFDVDWDFGGGRIRIPVLGSADDVAQLEVVDGELRYYDNRFPIAPGTGAGTPQEVHDRQHYELVDWRRADDQLNYRRFFAINTLAGLRVEDRDVFRATHALVVQLVENGAVDALRIDHPDGLADPKGYLELLAEATGDRWTVVEKILEPGEELPESWKTAGTTGYDALAEVDDVLVDPAGESAVTALDTELAGGRVDYAELVHDCKREVTDGMLGSEVARLHRIVGDLPGVPDEQVTEGLAELLAGFPVYRSYLPDGREHLDATVAAVKRRRPDLTAAVDALHPLLGSAGTELATRFEQTSGPVMAKGVEDSAYYRWSRFVALNEVGGDPARFGSTVEQFHAAQQHRQEVKPASMTTLSTHDTKRSEDVRARLAVLAEVPSEWAGLVRGWLGRHPLADRPLAHLVWQNLVGAWPLSRERAHAYVEKAAREAGTSTTWTNPVQEFEDQLHALVDAAFDDATTHAEIERFVARIAPFGWSNSLSQKLLQLTIPGVPDVYQGSELWDFSLVDPDNRRPVDYALRRDLLARLDGGWVPPVDETGAAKLLVVSRTLRHRRDAPEAWSGYTPVPARGPAADSVVAFDRGGVVTVATRRPVHLAETGWGDTAVGSRTGAWRDLLTGSRLVSDSGGIRLSELCAQLPVALLVRD